The Ranitomeya imitator isolate aRanImi1 chromosome 3, aRanImi1.pri, whole genome shotgun sequence genome has a window encoding:
- the LOC138672159 gene encoding uncharacterized protein, translating to MSNRVEFIRDFIEIYQSFPCLWKIKSPEYCNREKRKEGYSKLIEFYHLHAPEEQANEAVIKKKIQALRTVWRKELNKVLHTSKSGASTEEVYVPKLWYFEHLNFLRDQEVPRTSTCFRSLAPVEQTISENLIEQDSQGQQEDSAQDSAQDSAQDSAQDCSTSQIVEAAPARTQWRQGSRKRKATSDVSLELLTLAKQALTNNVSPALQGFGHYIVDKLSKMDERQRTLTERLILDAVNKGSDGTLDEHTRLVCSCQWSGQSLHILMVGHRHQYATMSPFPTSARHPLTPTRPFLLTWLRPSHQAPKFSK from the exons ATGTCTAATCGCGTTGAGTTTATCCGTGATTTCATAGAGatctaccagtcttttccctgcctctggaagattaaatctccagagtattgcaacagggaaaagaggaaggaGGGATATTCGAAGCTCATTGAATTTTACCATCTCCATGCACCTGAAGAGCAAGCCAACGAAGCGGTTATtaagaagaaaattcaggcgctgcgcacggtgtggaggaaagAGCTTAATAAGGTCCTGCACACTTCTAAGTCCGGGGCTTCAACGGAAGAGGTGTACGTGCCCAAGCTCTGGTACTTTGAGCATCTGAATTTTcttagggaccaagaggtgccacggacatcTACGTGTTTTCGCTCATTGGCACCTGTGGAACAGACTATATCAGAGAACCTCATCGAGCAGGACtctcaagggcaacaa gaggacagtgcacaggacagtgcacaggacagtgcacaggacagtgcacaggactgCTCGACGAGTCAAattgtggaggctgcacctgcccggACTCAATGGAGGCAAGGTTCAAGGAAACGTAAAGCCACCTCTGACGTCTCCCTTGAACTTTTGACCCTGGCCAAACAGGCGTTAACGAACAATGTCAGCCCTGCGTTGCAGGGCTTTGGACACTACATAGTAGACAAACTGTCAAAAATGGACGAGAGGCAAAGAACTCTTACAGAGCGTCTAATTTTGGATGCTGTAAATAAGGGTTCTGATGGCACTTTGGATGAGCACACTCGTTTGGTTTGTTCCTGCCAATGGAGCGGCCAGAGTCTTCATATTTTAATGGTTGGTCACAGACACCAATACGCCACAATGTCCCCATTTCCCACTTCTGCCCGCCACCCCCTAACTCCTACACGCCCATTCCTTCTCACATGGCTTCGACCATcccatcaggcaccaaaatttTCTAAATGA